GACTGACGCCGCGCTGCAGGAGATGCTCGACGAGTTTGCGCTACGAAAGCTGGTCCACACCTACTGCCGCGCCGTGGACCGTGGAGATATCGCAACGCTGCGGGAGCTCTATCACCGTGACGCCGTCGATGCCCATGGCGCATTCTCGACGGGCGCTGTTGACAGATTCTTCGAACAGCTTGTCGCCTCAAGGCCCTTCATCCGGATGATGGCGCACAACATCACGACGGCGAACTTCGCGATCGAAGGAAACAGGGCGGAAGGCGAGATCTACAACATCGCAGTCCACACGCTCGCCGGCAAGGAGCGAGACGTCGACCTCATCATCGGTGGGCGTTACCTCGACAAGTACGAGAAGCGTGATGGCGCGTGGAAATTGATCGAACGGGCCATCGTCACCGACTGGGCCCGGTTGGAAGACCCCTCGTCGATGGATGTGAGCCACCCGATTACCAAGGACGCTCTCAAAGGCGCCATGGACGAGACCGATCCGTCGTTTGAGTTCTTCTCACTGCTGGCCGACCCCTCACCGGGATAAGCACCATCTAAGATCAACATCGGCAAAGTCGACACAGTGACGCAAAGAGCGATTACGCTCCGGTTTATCCGCGAAGTCCAGACCAGGGCTACGCACACAGGAGTGTGAGTGCGATGCGCGATGGCTGGCTCTGAGCGGCCTCCGACTCGGGCCCAGGCGATAGTCGTCTGGGGCCTCGGCACACTTTTCCTGGGCTTGGGCCTGCTCACCGCTGTGATGATCGGCATTGTGGCTGAGCAGGTTCGAGACCGCCTCGAGGTGTCCGAACACGCGATCGGCATGCTCAGCGCCGTCTTCTACGTCGCATACTCGATTGCACAATTCATCGGCGGCATCATGCTCGACCGCCTCAGCCCGCGCCTGATTCTCGGAATCTCCTCGCTGATCGCTGCAGTCGGATGTGTAATTCTTGCCAACGCAACGAG
The nucleotide sequence above comes from Mycolicibacterium moriokaense. Encoded proteins:
- a CDS encoding nuclear transport factor 2 family protein yields the protein MATTDAALQEMLDEFALRKLVHTYCRAVDRGDIATLRELYHRDAVDAHGAFSTGAVDRFFEQLVASRPFIRMMAHNITTANFAIEGNRAEGEIYNIAVHTLAGKERDVDLIIGGRYLDKYEKRDGAWKLIERAIVTDWARLEDPSSMDVSHPITKDALKGAMDETDPSFEFFSLLADPSPG